From the genome of Botrytis cinerea B05.10 chromosome 7, complete sequence:
TCTTCGATGTCTTGCTGTTATAACAACAATGCCACGTTCCTACTTTCTTGCGAGTCATGCATGGAAAAGCCCGTGTTTCAATGCATCAAAAGTGGGATGCTATTGTATTGTCCGAATAAGCATTGTTGAGGCGGTACTGTGCGACAAAAGCTGTGTATATCAATACTCGATATTCCACCGCCTCGCGTCGCGACTTCGTGCCACAAACTTATTTCCAAAATTGTCCGTCATGTACATTCGAGGTAATATATGGTTCTCTGAGCAGGATGATGCGGTCTGAATATAGCACATTTTAAATGAGGGTGTGCTCTCGATCAGACCTTTCAACTTCAAGTGAAGCAATTTCAAGGATCAATTGATTCTCTCACAATTCTATTGCCTCGCTCCtcttaatttctttttacaCATTACTATAGGTCTGCCATGACCGCTATGATCACAAAGTCTGACCTTCCGGTCTAGATTGAACGATAGTTCATTTTCACCGATAGGTTGAATAGGTGTATTCTCTTGCAATCATTTCTACTGTCTTCGTATGTAAGATGAGACGGGGTGAAGAAGTTTCAAACATTAATTGACATCCAAGAAGATCTTCGCTTCACCTTGTCTTACTTGGATTTCATGTTAAAAATCTCGTAATTTAGGTCACATGATTCACCGTGCCTCCAGAATTCTGGACTGTTGATCgttctatatataaatcttaccGAGACAAGAAGTGGTGCCCCTTACAAGGCTGTGTAATTTCCTATTGCCACACACAAATAAATAAGCTTAGTATTTGAACCATTCGATTCTCTGCTTTCTTTTGCAAATACATTCacagacaaacaaacaaaccaccTTCGTTTTAATTCATACAATTCTACAATTCTATAAGCTCAGGCTTTTTAATCTCCAAAACTTTCCAAAACAACGTCAATCACCTTCCTCATCACCAATTCTCACCCCACGTTCAAAATGCAgccttccatcttcctcgttGCTTTCGCATCTATTGCAGCAGCCACTACTGCATCTTCTGATTCCTCAACTCCAACCAGCGCTATCGCCCCACTCGCCAGCGGCACCTTCACGAACGGAACCTCAACCAACGGTACCATTAGCGGCTCCACGACTCGTTCCCCTTCGGCTTCTGGTACTGGAAGCGCGGGTTCTTCAGCAACTAGCAAGGCTGCTGCTCCCGCCAACTTTGTCTCAGGAGGTGCATTTGCTGCAGCCGCTGCAGGAATGGTCTACCTCTTGTAATTTTCGATCGATCTTTGGCTTTCAAATTGTTGTGATACCCGGGTCATTGCATGCGAGAATGTCACCCTCTTGATTACTGTTTGCCATGCATGGCGTTGCTTAGGGTACTCTTCTAGATAAGATTGAGTGTGCATTGGAGGAGCTTCGGAACGGTGGAGGGCATAAGGCTTAGGCGGAGACGTACATTTAGATGTGGAGATAATATAACCATCCTGGCATTCTTTACATGCTAGCTTCAATTCTATCATACCCTTTTCAGACTACCAGTTGCCAATGAATGTGACAACCTTTTAGATATTAGCCTCCATGTGAATGAAAAATCAGTACACTAAATAACTCGAAGAGAatcagatattgaagatgttcGAATTTCAATACCTCTTAAGGACATCAATTTGCATTGAAACACTGATAGTATGGAATGTACAACAGGCTCATAACTTCTCAATGTTTTTGTTCAAATTTCGATTTGAAATACCGATTgtttaatttgatattgaatattgaatagagCATATATTTTAGATGGCCCGTCCTTTCTGTCCTCCTGGGACTAGCTTCAATAAATTGATCCTCCATTAATTATCACCAACCACCATCTAACCTTTGAAGATCGGAACAGTAAACCATCAAAAGCAATGCTACTATGATAACTGACAGAATACAAGACGTCTTTCAGGAACGATCATCCCCAGCTCCCTGGAAACCAATACCAAACACTAGACACGACTGTAGAACATAGCACCAAAACAGCTAAACATGCAAACGAATCTAGATCCAGCTCCTGTGACTTCAAATTCATGCATGCAATAGGATATGGATGTTCTGGGCGGATCTATGCATTTGTTTGTGCGAGTCGCAGCTGGAATATCGCCATCGTACCACCGCACTAGCATGGCTTCAGATTGATAGGTATCCCAAGCAGCTTTGTACCTAAGAAATAAATGGCTATCCCGAAGAAACAAGTGTCGCGTCTAACATGCAACTATACCATTCGGCATCGGCATAGTGCATTTGTGCCGTTTTGATCAGCATTGGTGGTGTTGCACATGTCATATCAACCCAATCATAGATTATTAGAAGCCATGGTATGCATTGTTAGATAGATGGAGAATAAAGGGAAAGCCGATGGGGCCTAGAATAGCTTCAGCTTATTTCTCGGTTCGGTATGGTATGTTGAGACTTTAGGTTGGGCATTTCAATTGAGGCATCGGGCGCAAATccgatatgcaacaaaacttcttGTGCGACACCCGAAAGACTGTAAAAGGATGCTTGTGTGACAGGTGGTTACTAAAGTCATGTGGTTGCAATAAATTCTGGATATACATTGACTTGCGCTTTTGGTGTCAAAATTCTACCCCACCTCAAATTTATACGGTAACCGAAATAATTTATCGAGTTTTCGAGATTCTTGACTGATGAGGAAGTAATCTGGAGCCGGTGAGTGCATCGCCATTGACAACCTCAACATAAGATGTCGACCTCTACAGTTATTCGACCTGTAGCTCGCAGTCTTCTACAACTCCGAAAGGCAGGAAATACCCCGCCAGCATTCCTCCTTCCCTGCCTACAAAGCTCCTCCACAACTTCATCATGCACTCAATCCACCTCCTTCTCTACCAGCAGCACACACCTATATCCCCGGGACATGAACCGTCTGCGCGGAGTATCTACTCAAAGACGAACGGGGCCCCGTCAACCTCTCTCAGTATCCAATGCGAAACTACCCCAACCAGTCCTAGATGAATCGAAACGATTAAAAGTCAAGGTTGATGAGAATCACGGATTATACGAGTTTTTCAGGCATAAGGACAAGGCACTTAGCACGCCAGCTGAGGAGGGAAGTCATGGCAGACCATGGAGCGCAGAAGAGTTGAGGGGGAAAAGTTGGGAAGATTTACATTCACTTTGGTGGATTTGCTGCAAGGAGAGGAATCGCATTGCTACGGAAAGTTACGAGAGGCAGAGATTGGAGGCGGGTTATGGTGATGAGGATGCGGAGAAGAGGGATATGACTGTGAGTGGTTATCTCGGTTTACGTCCTATTTGGCTTGTGTGCCGCGCAAATTTAAGGACTGAGAATGGAAGCTAATTTCGGGGATCACAGGTTCGGAGAACACAGAGAGCTATCAAACAAGTTTTGACTGAAAGATATTATTCGTGGCAAGAAGCGGAGGTTATTGCGAAGGATGACCCAGAAATTGACTTTTCGGGTGAAGGACCATTATACACCCCCAGAGATTTTGAGGAAGAGTTTGAGGAGGATGTGTTAGCTGAAGCTGAGGGAGAGGCAGAGCCAAAACCTGCTCAGGTTACAGCTTAGATCATGGAGGATATATGATAGAGGACCATACCCTAGATCGAAAATAATGAGTCTTGGGGAAGGAAAGGTGTCTCCAGTTGGCATGAATGATTTGGTTTCCTACAGCCATCATCTGTATAAGTAGAAACGCATATGGGGCAAGACAGCCATGGCCGCATTATGCATTTATGTGAATCTGAGAAAAGGATTATCTTTGTCtaaaacaattgaaaagattggtATAGTACAAGCAGAATCTCTCGTTACTTGGTACCTTATAACGAGATCAAAGCGAAAGCGTCAATCTGAGTGAATACCGttagaaattcaatttaacAGATTCCATGTACcaaatacatatatcaatttGTCAAGACCCAAAATCAATCGTGACAATTTACCAGGAACTCCACAAATTCGCCCCTGAGCATAATTACACCAAGACAAAATCTaccagcagcaacaacaaagCGGTACTCCAGTTTCCCCCTTTAGCGAGGCCAATCAAGAGAATTGGTGCAGCAGAACGACGTTGTACGTCTCACCGACCATTTCCATAACTGCCCTTGCAATTTCAGCATAAACCACATTTGCGATTTTTCCTCATCAAGAAAGCtttctatattcttcttcttcttctattttCGCAAACCCAACCTActatctaataaatatcaagattcTAATTCAAGATGGATGAAATCGCCCCCGAGTATGATGTTGTCGTTTTGGGCACTGGTAAGCTTGCTTAACCCCGCATTGGCTGGAGGGGCATGGATAGGAGCATTTATGCTTTGTTGGAGATATATGGCTAATACTGAACTCTAGGTTTGACGGAATGTGTTCTTTCTGGGTATGTCGATTTGGGAAAAGTTGATGAGCTTGTATACTGACGTTTTGGGGGTAGAGTTTTGAGTGTTAAGGGTCAAAAGGTCTTGCATATTGATCGAAATGATCACTATGGAGGGTATGTGTTTCAAGCTCGCAGAATAGGCAGATAAGTCAACAATAGCTAATTTCCTCACAGTGAAGCTGCTTCCGTCAATATCGAAGCTGTGAGTACGATTTTTGAGTCTGCGAAGCTCTGTTCTGACAATCACGATAGCTCTTCAAGAAGTACGGAAACTATAATCAGGGGGAGGAGCCATGGAAGAAGTACGGGCGTGCCAATGATTGGAATATCGATTTGGTACCAAAGCTTTTGATGTCTTCGGGTGAGCTCACAAATATCCTCGTTTCAACTGATGTTACGAGATATCTTGAGTTTAGATCTGTGGCTGGAAGTTATGTACAACAAGGTACTGGTCCAAAGGCCATGGTTGCAAAGGTCCCATCAGATGCTGGTGAGGCTTTGAGATCATCTTTAATGGGCAtctttgagaagagaagaatgaagagtttCCTTGAGTGGATTGGCACATTCGATGCTGCAGATCCTGCTACTCACAAGGGTAAGGTGGTTGAAATATCTCCTATTCGGTAATTTACTGACAAAAACAAGGACTTAACATGAGCACCTGCACCATGAAGGATATTTATGATAAATTCGGACTCGAGACTGGTACTCGGGACTTCCTTGGCCATGCTATGGCTTTGTACCAAACCGATGACTATATCAACGAGAAGGGCACAGCTCCAGCAACCATCGACCGCATTCGTTTGTATGGTAACTCAGTCGCCCGTTACGGAAAGTCCCCATACATTTACCCAGCATACGGACTCGGTGAACTTCCTCAAGGTTTCGCTCGTTTGTCTGCTATTTACGGTGGTACCTATATGCTTAATGCAAGCATTGATGAGTTCAAATATGATGGAGATAAGATCTGTGGTATCAAGGCTTCTATGCACGAGAAGGATGCTCAAGGAAATGACTCAACCATGAATTTCGAGACTAAGACAAAGAAGATCATTGCAGACCCATCATACTTCCCTGACAAGGTTCGCGTTGTCGGTCAACTCTTGAAGGCTATCTGCATCTTGAACCACCCACTTGCTGGAACAGATAATGCTGATTCTGCTCAACTTATcattcctcaatctcaagtCGGACGCAAGAACGGTACGTTTTTCAAAGATACAAAGCGTTAGGATATTGTGACTGAcatatttatagatatctACATTGCTGTCGTTTCCAGCGCCCACAGTGTTTGTCCAAAGGGTTACTATATCGCCATT
Proteins encoded in this window:
- the Bcgdi1 gene encoding Bcgdi1; translated protein: MDEIAPEYDVVVLGTGLTECVLSGVLSVKGQKVLHIDRNDHYGGEAASVNIEALFKKYGNYNQGEEPWKKYGRANDWNIDLVPKLLMSSGELTNILVSTDVTRYLEFRSVAGSYVQQGTGPKAMVAKVPSDAGEALRSSLMGIFEKRRMKSFLEWIGTFDAADPATHKGLNMSTCTMKDIYDKFGLETGTRDFLGHAMALYQTDDYINEKGTAPATIDRIRLYGNSVARYGKSPYIYPAYGLGELPQGFARLSAIYGGTYMLNASIDEFKYDGDKICGIKASMHEKDAQGNDSTMNFETKTKKIIADPSYFPDKVRVVGQLLKAICILNHPLAGTDNADSAQLIIPQSQVGRKNDIYIAVVSSAHSVCPKGYYIAIVSTIAETDSNHHLELAPGLERLGKIEEKFMGPPIPLYEPLESGEKDRIFISKSYDATSHFETTTDDVKDIYRRAEGHDLVVEGLREGTNLVGGEQ
- the Bcmrpl4 gene encoding Bcmrpl4, with protein sequence MSTSTVIRPVARSLLQLRKAGNTPPAFLLPCLQSSSTTSSCTQSTSFSTSSTHLYPRDMNRLRGVSTQRRTGPRQPLSVSNAKLPQPVLDESKRLKVKVDENHGLYEFFRHKDKALSTPAEEGSHGRPWSAEELRGKSWEDLHSLWWICCKERNRIATESYERQRLEAGYGDEDAEKRDMTVRRTQRAIKQVLTERYYSWQEAEVIAKDDPEIDFSGEGPLYTPRDFEEEFEEDVLAEAEGEAEPKPAQVTA